The following proteins are co-located in the Leucoraja erinacea ecotype New England chromosome 4, Leri_hhj_1, whole genome shotgun sequence genome:
- the chrac1 gene encoding chromatin accessibility complex protein 1, whose translation MNSSALFGVFFGRELFVQHLATYAYKSNSSEKKELTYNDLADCVENCETFQFLADILPKKILASEYLKMLEEEKDGVGGAEADGDNENDEDDDDEEEEDEDEDENES comes from the exons ATGAACAGTTCTGCTTTGTTCGGGGTTTTCTTCGGGAGA GAATTATTTGTGCAACATCTTGCCACATATGCATACAAGAGCAACAGTTCTGAAAAAAAGGAGCTCACCTACAATGACCTAGCTGACTGTGTGGAGAACTGTGAAACATTCCAGTTTCTAGCTG ATATTTTACCAAAAAAGATCTTGGCAAGTGAATATCTGAAGATGCTCGAGGAAGAGAAAGATGGAGTTGGTGGTGCTGAAGCGGATGGTGATAATGAAaatgatgaagatgatgatgatgaggaggaAGAGGATGAAGATGAAGATGAAAACGAGTCCTAA